CAGATGATGTTTCGCCCTACTGAACTCTGCTAGTTACACAGTCAATGAATCCATAGCCACCAGTGATTGTATTAGTctctatatatacaaaaataatcacaGAAACTTAAACATAGTTGCATATACTGCCTTTTGTTCATAAACTTTTCCAATTTGCAGCATCTTTAGAAAAAACAGGATCCTTTACCCAATATAAACAACATGATGCCAACAAAAATACTGAAGAGATACAAAATTAGATTGATCTCAATATGGATGATAAAAGAGTATATTATTTATTCCAATACAAGTTTATTAGATCAAGCATACTACACTAGTAAGGTaatgaaacacaaaaaaaagggataaattggctttaaatgagaaaaaacatatACTAGGAAGTGTGGTTTATGCCTACAACATCTGATTcatcaattatataattaaaccaCTTTAACTATAGCAAATTAAGTGGGATACGTTTTCTGTATCCTGCTTGGTTCCAATTAAGACCTCAATGTCACAAACCAATATGTGAAGAGTAAGAAGTACAAACCTTGCTATTTGCATCCGCTGCAAATTTGTCTGCAATTACCACATCTGTAGGTAGCAACAAAGAAACCCCTTTGGACTTGGCCTTTTCAAGAAGGGATGCAGCAAGATCAAGCTTGTCTTCCTCTACAAGGGATGATCCAACTGAGTGTCCTTGGGCCTTGTAGAATGTGAAGATCATTCCTCCACCTAGAAATAGAATATCAACCTTTTCCAACAGCGACTCGATCACTCCAATTTTAGATGATACCTTTGCACCACCTACAATGGCAGCAAATGGCCTCTTGGGATTTGAAACAGCTCCCACTAAATAGTCAAGTTCCTACATTAAGAACACAGGTGATAGTTAGATTTCACAGGTTACCATATATGGTAAGCAATGCAGGAGGCCATGACACAGAACTCAACATTTTTGCAACTAGATGCATTAAAGTCTTCATTTATTAATAGAAGTGGAGAGTtccaattaaaataatttatgaatataaagTATGATTttcattgatatttaaaaacaagGATAAGGAACTGAACAAAAACAATTGCAATCGGTAGAGACCACAACATGGAGCTTCGATGATAAGGGtaaataaattaggatcataTGCTCAGGCAGTTCAGACTTAGAACAGATGATATGCATGCTTCTATGGACTCTgctagaaaaagaaatataaattgcAGACATCACACCTTCTGCATAAGAAAACCAGCAACAGAAGGCTTCAGATACTTGGTAACACCCTCTGTGGAAGCATGGGCTCTGTGAGCTGTGCCAAATGCATCATTGACATAGAGATCAGCAAGAGAAGCTAGCTTCTTTGCAAATTCAGGGTcattcttctcttcctccttgtAGAACCTCACATTTTCAAGGAGCAAAACACCACCTTCTGGGATTGCAGCCACAAGTTTCTCAACTTCCTCACCAATACAATCATTAGCCATCTCAACCTAATCAAAGCAGATGTACTACTTTAACAGGGGAATGTCCCTCCAGGTAATGAgttataatataaaacaaataccAAAAGTCATGTTTATTTGATTGCAGATGAAAGCACACCTTAACTCCAAGGAGCTCAGATATCCTGGGAACAAGAGGCTTTAAACTGTACTTGGGTGTGACACCCTTTGGGCGTCCCTGGAATAAGCAGAAGAATTATAAAGCAAGTTGCTAAACACGGGGCAAGTAGAGAGAAAGAGCATATGAGATAAAAAGGTAAAAGAGAAATTACAGTAACTTCTCAACCcagaaaacaaatagaaaaaagaaaatcaaggtACCATGCACGCAGGATGAGCCAAAAATATAAATGGGACAGAGACAAATCAGTTATGAGAATATTCAAAAGTCCCAATATCTGGATATCTTAATTGGAAAGGTTGTTGGATGTTGGAtatagaaaataacaaaaagtccAGATAATTCAAGCCAGACTCAAATAGATATCAAACTGGTCCAAGAATACCCATTTACACTGTTATTGTACCCATAAAAAAATGCCCATTTGCACTTACTAGAAAAACCTTATATGCCATCTTCTCAGGACCAATCTTTCAAAATGGACTAATGTAGTGAATTGAGTGGTTTTgaattctactattttttatccTCAAAGAATAATGGGCCTTTGGGATTTACTACTGCTAGGGGCAAGAAAGAGGTACAAGACGCCAGTGCTTTCTTCCTATCATGCAGTCTATCATATGTCTTTCGTTGTTATTGGTTTTTACCTTGTTTTTGAAACTTTGGGAACTTTA
This genomic interval from Juglans regia cultivar Chandler chromosome 3, Walnut 2.0, whole genome shotgun sequence contains the following:
- the LOC109003587 gene encoding phosphoglycerate kinase, cytosolic, which produces MATKRSVGELKEADLKGKRVFVRVDLNVPLDDNLNITDDTRVRAAVPTIKYLLGNGSKVILSSHLGRPKGVTPKYSLKPLVPRISELLGVKVEMANDCIGEEVEKLVAAIPEGGVLLLENVRFYKEEEKNDPEFAKKLASLADLYVNDAFGTAHRAHASTEGVTKYLKPSVAGFLMQKELDYLVGAVSNPKRPFAAIVGGAKVSSKIGVIESLLEKVDILFLGGGMIFTFYKAQGHSVGSSLVEEDKLDLAASLLEKAKSKGVSLLLPTDVVIADKFAADANSKVVPASNIPDGWMGLDIGPDSIKTFNEALDTTKTIIWNGPMGVFEFEKFAAGTEAIAKKLADLSGKGATTIIGGGDSVAAVEKVGLADKMSHISTGGGASLELLEGKSLPGVLALDDSTAAAL